ttatcatgcCTTTAATTAATGTACAAATCTTTCATCTCATAAAAATAGTTAACTTAtatgaaatgattataattatataatttgatttacatTCATTgtgtcatttaatttaatttaaaagaaataatttacaagttagataatgattatataaaccatatttcatagaattatattaaaaaatataaaaaacattagaaaagatcttttattcttttaatatttctttatttttattatttgtattattgtaatttgttCCATGCTCTTATATAGGCCACTCATAGTAATTGGTGGATCTTGTGCTCAAGACCATGAAGGTATTGGAGGTTTTCAGGAATGGCCACAGGTAGAATCTAGTAAGCCCTATTGTAAATATGCTGTCAGACCACCGTCTGCAGTATTAATACCGCTTCACGTGGAAAAAGCCGTTCGAAGTTCTACTTATGGTCGACCAGGTAGATCTGATGTAtagaatttacaattaattagagtaaaaaatatacgtcTTTGTGTatgttatgaatttttttaggtGTCGCGTATTTAGATTTACCAGCTACTATCTTAAATCAATCAGttgatgaagaaaatatatataaagtagcGCAATGCCCACCACCGCCACTGATATTTCCCGATTATCGACTTATTAAACAAGCGGCTACTTTGCTTATGCAAGCAAAAAAACCATTGTTAATTATAGGAAAAGGtagttgtaataataaaatattatcatatagatttaagaaaaaaattatattaattacaaattctttTGGAATTTTGAAGGAGCTGCCTATGGAAGAGCAGAAAATGAAGTTCGTAGTTTAGTATATTCAACCaaaattccttttcttcctatGCCAATGGCTAAAGGTGTTGTTCCGGATACCGATGAACGATGTATTTCTAGCGCTAGAACATATGTATTGCAACAAAGCGATGTCATTTTATTGTTAGGTGCTAGATTAAATTGGATGTTACACTTTGGCAAACCGCCTCGCTTCCAGCCTGATGTTAAAATGATACAGGTATTATAATATcgctcgaataatttttattaaaaaaagtttaatatattcatattgtaGATCGATTTGTGTCCAGAAGAATTACATAATTCTGTTTCTTCTGCAATTGCAATTCAATCTGACATATCTACAGCTATAGAAAGTCTTGTTACTATTTTGAAAGAACACAAATGGTCTATTACAGAAAACAATCCATGGTGGAAAGATTTATTAgctaaatcaaataaaaataaaacaataatacaggtaaatatcatatattaatactaatctacaaaataaaacgttttttttgttttttttttttattttgtagaaaatatCAATGGATACTTCAGtaccattaaattattatgctgtttttaaacatattcaaGATGTCCTTCCATCTGGCtagtaaaagtttttatataaagcaaaatatataaatttaataatataattatgaaataaataataaatattttttattttttcatagattGTATTATTTGCTCAGAAGGAGCTAATACTATGGATATCGGaaagatgattttattaaataataaaccgCGACATAGATTAGATGCTGCTACTTTTGGTACTATGGGTGTTGGCTTGGGTTTTGGTATAGCAGCTGctctttattgtaaaaattatgctCCTACAAAGCGAGTTCTTTGTATAGAAGGAGATAGTGCATTTGGATTTTCTGGCATGGAAATTGAAACGATGTTTAGGTGAATAATTTAAGTTATCAAatacaaagattaaaaaatataagattagattaatttttttgataatttttaatattatatttttagatataaattgcctattattattattatagtaaataataatggtaTTTATAGTGGTTTTGATAAAGAAACATTCAGACAAATACAAGCCTCAGGTGAATCAACACAAGTGtaagttttttgaaaatatactcatacagaaataaatatatagaaatattataaatatattgattttcagAACACCACCAAATTGTTTAACATCAGAAACacattatgaaaaaatgttaGAAATGTTTGGGCGCAAAGGATACTTTTGCACTACTGTACAAGATATACAGCAAGCACTTAAGATATGTCTTCAggtaaacataatttttcatttaatttttataaaaattaatgaattattttataaaattttaatagaaaaataactttattacaGATTACTGATTCTCCTAGTTTGTTAAATATCATGATTAATCCCCAGGCAGATCgtaaagaacaaaaatttactTGGTTAACAGAAtcgaaactttaaatttattgattttataaattttataacatataatggTGAATGGTTAAtggtgaaaaataaatgataaatataaataatggtaaaaagaaatgaaaaaaatataaattttaaatttatttctattgtttgtaaaaaacaaatgtaaatataaatgtatgaaatatttattaataaaattaaaaattacatattgtttgaatattctagtaatttttctttaaaagcagcagaagataaattatttaaattaaactgcAATTCACTTTCActttcatcattatttaaaatattattaatatttatgtccATGTTTTGGGCTATTGTGGTTAATGTCTTGTTTGCATCAATTACAGCTATATGAAGTTGTCCGTTCTTTTTTACAAGATCATTAATTATGtccaattcattttttctaatgaataaaaaaaatttatttaattatttactattatttatgtaataaataagattatttattgggacatattttgaaatataaattttttattaataacgaagatttataataaaacaaatatttaatttttagaagtaTTTGAATCTTACATTTTTAATGTTGTATTGTTAATAGAAATCAgtgttttttgaatttcaattttaatatcgatttcaCGATACTCATCTGATTCCGTACTCATTtgcatcaaaattattttatgaacttTAAGAACAGatgaataattacataaaaattatataaaaatttcaataaaataatgaattataaataacgaattataaatgaattataaaataccacacatcatgaaaattaaatataattcacaatacataacaaagaatattataaccaatgatataatcaatgattctttttgaaattaaaggtaaaaaattataggtcCAAAATCTTATTGTGTACTATTTTTTCAttggttatttttatattttaaatatacattatatatacatatataataaatttcaatttattatatgtatatatatttgtataaaaattttattacgttattattatattttttttttaaatatatatctagtaattaattaaaatttatattattggttGTTACCAAGAGTAACATTCTACCAATGACAATATAGAAGGACTGTTGACTGTCGTTTCACCAATGCATGCAGCTGACGTCACTTAAAATCGTGTCGCATGAAATAGAACCTTGAAACTGTAAATTATCGTAAAAAGTCATGACACCGAAAACATTGAGTATAGAACAGAGCGACGAGACAAAACGTGTCGTGATGATAATGAACAGAGGTCCATAAACTGGAGATCGTGTACACTTGAGGTTAATCATTCTTGGTATCACGCTCCAAATGCTTGCGCAGTTTGATCGTAATTTTGTTCGAGTGCCTGGTTTTTCTATTAGCTGATGAATTCAGAATCGTTTTGTGGAACCGCGTAACTAAAAGATTGTTAAGATTTTTCTAGTCTTTTGctgacaaaatatattaatatggcAGATTTTGCGTTAAATGGATTTAGCAGTGATCAGACTGAGAAAATCCTCCAATTTCAGGTGAATCGTCATGTTATAtgctgaattatttaattttcaatttaatttttataattacaatgaaataataatattgtgatGATTTTAGGATTTGACAGGCATCGAGGATCTGTCAATTTGCAGAGATGTCTTACAAAGGCATAATTGGAATTTGGAGGTTGCAGTTCAGGTAAATTTCTCttgttatatattctttaaatgttattaattgttatatatttgcaataaaattacaaaaagaattttatatataattattttataattttgacatatttgatttttatatcgtatatagGTCAATTGTGTAACagaagttattaataattcattatagattgataaaaaatccttaaaaaatattatatattatttatataatgtcaataatatatatttttatactatttattttatatatctaaataattaatatttattaattagaaaactttagaaaatttttagaaaaatagatgtaaatataattaaaaaaaatagatgtaaatataattgtaaaaaaaatgtttcattgttttatttaggaacaattaaatttgtatgaaGGAAGACCATCAATGTATGCACAGGACTCAAGATCACGACCACCTCAGGTTGTTGATGACAGCAGTtctagaatatattttcattattctggAAGCTCTAATGGCAGGGGTAGTTATTTATGGTATATCTTTTCATTATGTTATGAAAGAGTGATCAGCATCTTACAACtacttctttcaatatttaggAGAAATGTTAGACCTGgtatgtttcaattttataatgattaaaaaacaattctataagaaaaactaaaattaacatattaattatattttagtatcTTCTGATCCTGTGGAAGATGTGATTAGCTTCATTCGAAGT
The window above is part of the Apis mellifera strain DH4 linkage group LG11, Amel_HAv3.1, whole genome shotgun sequence genome. Proteins encoded here:
- the LOC552738 gene encoding 2-hydroxyacyl-CoA lyase 1-like (The RefSeq protein has 1 substitution compared to this genomic sequence) — encoded protein: MKNGNQITAEALKQQGIEYVFGIMGHPVIDLALSMQNAGLQYLGFRNEQAACYAAQAYGYLTRKPAVVLCVSGPGLLHVIGGMANAQINCWPLIVIGGSCAQDHEGIGGFQEWPQVESSKPYCKYAVRPPSAILIPLHVEKAVRSSTYGRPGVAYLDLPATILNQSVDEENIYKVAQCPPPPLIFPDYRLIKQAATLLMQAKKPLLIIGKGAAYGRAENEVRSLVYSTKIPFLPMPMAKGVVPDTDERCISSARTYVLQQSDVILLLGARLNWMLHFGKPPRFQPDVKMIQIDLCPEELHNSVSSAIAIQSDISTAIESLVTILKEHKWSITENNPWWKDLLAKSNKNKTIIQKISMDTSVPLNYYAVFKHIQDVLPSDCIICSEGANTMDIGKMILLNNKPRHRLDAATFGTMGVGLGFGIAAALYCKNYAPTKRVLCIEGDSAFGFSGMEIETMFRYKLPIIIIIVNNNGIYSGFDKETFRQIQASGESTQVTPPNCLTSETHYEKMLEMFGRKGYFCTTVQDIQQALKICLQITDSPSLLNIMINPQADRKEQKFTWLTESKL
- the LOC102656725 gene encoding uncharacterized protein LOC102656725, which translates into the protein MQMSTESDEYREIDIKIEIQKTLISINNTTLKIKNELDIINDLVKKNGQLHIAVIDANKTLTTIAQNMDININNILNNDESESELQFNLNNLSSAAFKEKLLEYSNNM